A portion of the Bacteroides faecium genome contains these proteins:
- a CDS encoding TatD family hydrolase — protein sequence MLIDTHSHLFLEEFSEDLPQVMERAREAGVSYIFMPNIDSTTIDSMLSVCADYPGFCYPMIGLHPTSVNETYEQELAVVREQLAGDNQFVAIGEIGLDLYWDKTFLKEQLLVFEKQIEWALEYRLPIVIHSRDAFEYIYKVMSAYKNTPLTGIFHSFTGTPEEAAKLLEFEGFMLGINGVVTFKKSTLPETLLTVPLERIVLETDSPYLTPVPNRGKRNESANVKDTLVKVAEIYRMPSEYVSQVTSGNALKVFGIRK from the coding sequence ATGTTGATAGACACTCATTCCCATCTTTTTTTAGAAGAATTTTCCGAAGATTTGCCACAAGTGATGGAGCGCGCACGCGAAGCCGGCGTTTCCTATATTTTTATGCCGAACATCGACAGCACGACAATTGATTCGATGTTGTCCGTATGTGCTGATTACCCGGGCTTTTGCTATCCGATGATAGGGTTGCATCCTACCTCGGTCAATGAAACATATGAACAAGAACTGGCGGTGGTACGCGAGCAACTGGCAGGGGATAATCAGTTTGTCGCCATCGGTGAAATCGGACTTGACCTTTACTGGGACAAGACTTTCCTGAAAGAGCAGTTGCTGGTCTTTGAAAAGCAGATTGAATGGGCGCTCGAATATCGGTTGCCGATAGTCATCCATTCAAGGGATGCGTTCGAGTATATATATAAGGTAATGTCAGCCTATAAAAATACCCCTCTCACCGGGATTTTTCATAGTTTCACCGGAACGCCGGAAGAAGCGGCGAAATTGTTGGAGTTTGAGGGCTTTATGCTAGGCATTAACGGGGTTGTCACTTTTAAGAAATCAACTCTGCCGGAGACATTGCTCACAGTCCCTTTGGAACGTATCGTGCTCGAAACCGACTCACCGTATTTAACTCCGGTGCCGAACCGTGGCAAACGGAATGAAAGTGCCAATGTGAAAGATACCCTCGTGAAAGTGGCGGAAATTTATCGAATGCCCTCTGAATACGTGTCTCAGGTCACTTCAGGAAATGCACTAAAAGTGTTTGGAATCCGCAAATAA
- a CDS encoding polyprenyl synthetase family protein, which produces MFTASQLLDKINNHISEIQFTRTPKGLYEPIEYILSLGGKRIRPVLMLMAYNLYREDVASIYDPATAIEVYHNHTLLHDDLMDRSDMRRGKPTVHKVWNDNTAVLSGDAMLILAFQYMTACPSEHLKEVMELFSLTTLEICEGQQLDMEFESRCDVTEDEYIEMIRLKTAVLLAGSLKIGAILAGATAEDADNLYNFGMQIGVAFQLQDDLLDVYGDPEVFGKKIGGDILCNKKTYMLIKALHRADEKQREELDRWLNADTYQPAEKITAVTELYNQLNIRIVCENKMREYYTLAMESLSAVAVAEDRKKELKNLVKLLMYREM; this is translated from the coding sequence ATGTTCACAGCTTCTCAATTACTTGATAAAATAAACAATCATATTTCTGAAATTCAGTTTACCCGGACACCGAAAGGACTCTATGAACCGATTGAATATATCCTTTCTTTAGGGGGGAAGCGGATACGTCCCGTATTAATGTTGATGGCGTATAACTTGTATCGCGAGGATGTCGCGTCTATCTACGACCCTGCCACCGCTATCGAAGTTTACCACAACCATACGTTACTGCATGATGATTTGATGGACCGTTCCGATATGCGTAGAGGAAAGCCGACCGTACACAAAGTTTGGAATGACAACACTGCCGTACTCTCGGGAGACGCTATGCTGATTCTGGCGTTTCAGTACATGACAGCGTGCCCGTCGGAGCATCTCAAAGAAGTGATGGAACTGTTCAGTCTGACTACACTTGAAATTTGTGAAGGACAGCAATTGGATATGGAATTTGAATCCCGCTGTGATGTCACAGAGGATGAATATATTGAAATGATTCGCCTGAAAACAGCCGTATTGCTGGCAGGCAGTCTCAAAATCGGCGCTATTCTGGCAGGAGCGACTGCTGAGGACGCTGATAATCTCTATAATTTCGGAATGCAGATAGGAGTCGCATTCCAGTTGCAGGATGATTTGTTGGATGTCTATGGTGACCCGGAAGTGTTCGGTAAGAAAATAGGCGGTGACATTCTTTGCAACAAAAAAACATATATGCTTATCAAGGCACTGCATCGTGCGGACGAGAAGCAGAGAGAAGAACTGGACCGTTGGCTGAACGCTGATACTTATCAGCCTGCCGAAAAAATAACGGCAGTGACGGAACTGTACAATCAACTGAATATTCGGATTGTCTGTGAAAACAAGATGCGCGAATATTATACACTCGCCATGGAAAGCCTTTCGGCAGTAGCAGTGGCAGAGGATAGAAAAAAAGAACTGAAGAATCTGGTGAAATTACTGATGTATCGTGAAATGTAA
- a CDS encoding energy transducer TonB, which yields MEVKKSPKADLEGKKSTWLLVGYVVVLAFMFVAFEWTQRDVKIDTSQAVADVVFEEEIIPITETPEQQAPPPPEAPKVAELLEIVDDKAEIDETTTIINEDNAAPVEVKYVPVQVVEEEPEEQTIFEVVENMPDFPGGQAALMQYLAKNIKYPTIAQENGTQGRVIVQFVVNRDGTIVDAKVVRSVDPYLDKEALRVINTMPKWKPGMQRGKPVRVKFTVPVMFRLQ from the coding sequence ATGGAAGTTAAAAAATCACCCAAAGCAGACCTGGAAGGCAAGAAGTCTACATGGCTGCTCGTTGGTTACGTGGTAGTGTTGGCTTTCATGTTCGTGGCGTTCGAATGGACCCAGCGTGACGTGAAAATTGATACAAGCCAGGCAGTAGCTGACGTTGTATTTGAGGAGGAAATCATTCCTATTACCGAAACCCCTGAACAACAAGCTCCACCACCACCCGAAGCCCCGAAAGTGGCCGAATTGTTGGAGATTGTCGACGATAAGGCCGAAATTGATGAAACAACAACCATTATCAATGAAGATAATGCTGCTCCGGTAGAAGTAAAATACGTGCCGGTACAAGTTGTTGAAGAAGAGCCGGAAGAACAAACCATTTTTGAAGTTGTAGAAAACATGCCGGACTTCCCGGGCGGACAAGCAGCTTTGATGCAGTATCTGGCTAAGAATATCAAATACCCGACTATCGCTCAGGAAAACGGAACTCAAGGACGTGTTATCGTACAGTTCGTTGTCAACAGGGATGGTACAATCGTAGATGCGAAAGTAGTACGTAGCGTTGACCCGTATCTGGATAAAGAAGCTCTCCGCGTGATAAACACCATGCCGAAGTGGAAACCGGGTATGCAGCGCGGTAAACCGGTACGTGTTAAATTTACGGTTCCTGTAATGTTTAGACTGCAGTAA
- the cmk gene encoding (d)CMP kinase — MKKIVIAIDGFSSCGKSTMAKDLAREVGYIYIDSGAMYRAVTLYSMENGIFNGDVIDTEKLRNEIKNIHISFRLNPETGRPDTYLNGVNVENRIRTMEVSSKVSPISALDFVREAMVAQQQAMGKEKGIVMDGRDIGTTVFPDAELKIFVTATPEIRAQRRYDELKAKGQEASFDEILENVKQRDYIDQNRDVSPLRKADDALLLDNTDLTIEQQKGWLFEHFNKVNK, encoded by the coding sequence ATGAAAAAGATAGTAATAGCAATCGACGGTTTTTCCTCTTGCGGAAAAAGCACTATGGCCAAGGACCTTGCCCGTGAAGTGGGGTATATTTACATTGACAGCGGAGCCATGTATCGGGCGGTCACCTTATATAGTATGGAGAACGGAATTTTCAACGGAGACGTTATCGACACGGAGAAACTGAGAAACGAAATCAAAAACATCCATATTTCTTTCCGTCTGAACCCTGAAACGGGGCGTCCGGACACTTATCTCAACGGGGTAAATGTGGAGAACAGAATCCGTACGATGGAAGTCTCGTCCAAAGTAAGTCCTATCAGCGCGCTCGACTTTGTGCGTGAGGCAATGGTGGCTCAACAGCAGGCGATGGGAAAAGAAAAAGGCATTGTGATGGACGGAAGGGACATCGGAACTACGGTTTTCCCGGATGCCGAATTGAAGATTTTTGTAACTGCCACGCCCGAAATCCGTGCTCAACGTCGTTACGACGAACTGAAAGCGAAAGGACAGGAAGCGAGTTTCGACGAAATTCTGGAGAATGTGAAGCAACGGGATTATATTGACCAAAACCGGGATGTAAGTCCGTTGCGTAAAGCTGACGATGCTTTATTGCTGGACAATACGGACTTAACAATCGAGCAACAGAAAGGATGGCTGTTCGAGCATTTTAATAAGGTAAATAAGTAG
- a CDS encoding 4-hydroxy-3-methylbut-2-enyl diphosphate reductase: MIKVEIDEGSGFCFGVVTAIHKAEEELAKGETLYCLGDIVHNSREVDRLKTMGLITINREEFKQLRNAKVLLRAHGEPPETYMIARENNIEIIDATCPVVLRLQKRIKQEFLQDGNKEKQIIIYGKTGHAEVLGLVGQTDGKAIVIEKAEEAKKLDLSKDIRLFSQTTKSLDEFQEIVEYIKHHISPDATFEYYDTICRQVANRMPKLREFAATHDLIFFVSGKKSSNGKMLFEECLKVNPNSHLIDNEKEIDTSLLQNVQSIGVCGATSTPKWLMEKIYNHIQTLIKK, translated from the coding sequence ATGATTAAAGTAGAGATAGATGAAGGGTCAGGCTTCTGCTTTGGGGTAGTGACAGCCATCCACAAGGCGGAAGAAGAGTTAGCAAAGGGAGAAACGCTTTATTGTCTCGGAGATATCGTGCACAATAGCCGGGAAGTGGACAGGCTGAAAACGATGGGATTAATCACCATCAACCGCGAAGAGTTCAAACAGTTGCGAAATGCAAAGGTACTGCTGCGGGCACACGGGGAGCCGCCGGAAACTTACATGATTGCCCGCGAGAATAATATTGAAATCATAGATGCGACTTGTCCGGTGGTATTGCGCCTTCAGAAGCGCATCAAGCAGGAGTTTCTGCAAGACGGAAATAAAGAAAAGCAAATTATCATTTACGGCAAAACCGGTCACGCAGAAGTGTTGGGGCTGGTGGGACAGACAGACGGGAAAGCGATTGTAATCGAAAAAGCCGAAGAAGCGAAGAAGCTGGATTTAAGCAAGGACATCCGTCTTTTCTCGCAGACAACGAAGTCGCTCGATGAATTTCAGGAAATTGTAGAGTATATCAAGCATCATATTTCGCCGGACGCGACTTTCGAGTATTACGATACGATTTGCCGTCAGGTTGCCAATCGCATGCCTAAGTTAAGGGAGTTTGCGGCTACGCATGATTTGATATTTTTCGTCAGCGGGAAAAAGAGTTCGAACGGGAAAATGCTGTTTGAAGAATGCCTGAAAGTGAATCCTAACTCACATTTGATAGACAACGAAAAGGAGATAGATACCTCTTTGCTCCAAAACGTACAGTCGATTGGTGTATGCGGGGCTACTTCCACCCCTAAATGGCTGATGGAAAAGATATACAATCACATTCAGACGCTTATAAAAAAGTAA
- the pfkA gene encoding 6-phosphofructokinase — MGTVKCIGILTSGGDAPGMNAAIRAVTRAAIYNGLQVKGIYRGYKGLVTGEIKEFKSQNVSNIIQLGGTILKTARCKEFTTPEGRQLAYDNMKKEGIDALVIIGGDGSLTGARIFAQEFDVPCVGLPGTIDNDLYGTDTTIGYDTALNTILDAVDKIRDTATSHERLFFVEVMGRDAGFLALNGAIASGAEAAIIPEFSTEVDQLEEFIKNGFRKSKNSSIVLVAESELTGGAMHYAERVKNEYPQYDVRVTILGHLQRGGSPTAHDRILASRLGAAAIDAIMEDQRNVMIGIEHDEIVYVPFSKAIKNDKPVKRDLVNVLKELSI, encoded by the coding sequence ATGGGAACAGTGAAATGTATCGGAATTTTGACTTCCGGAGGTGATGCTCCGGGAATGAATGCAGCTATACGTGCGGTGACACGTGCAGCCATCTATAACGGATTACAAGTTAAAGGTATATATAGAGGATACAAAGGCTTGGTGACAGGCGAAATCAAGGAATTCAAAAGCCAGAACGTAAGTAATATCATCCAACTGGGTGGAACAATCCTGAAAACAGCCCGCTGTAAGGAGTTCACTACTCCCGAAGGACGCCAACTAGCTTATGATAACATGAAGAAAGAAGGCATCGATGCCTTGGTTATCATCGGTGGTGACGGCTCGCTGACAGGTGCACGTATTTTCGCACAGGAATTTGATGTGCCATGTGTCGGACTGCCGGGAACTATCGACAACGACCTCTACGGAACCGATACAACTATCGGCTACGACACAGCGTTGAATACCATTCTGGATGCAGTGGACAAGATTCGCGACACAGCCACTTCACACGAACGTTTGTTTTTTGTGGAAGTTATGGGACGTGATGCCGGTTTCCTTGCGCTGAACGGAGCAATTGCTTCGGGAGCTGAAGCAGCCATTATCCCGGAATTCAGCACGGAAGTCGACCAACTGGAAGAATTCATCAAGAATGGATTCCGCAAGTCAAAGAATAGCAGTATCGTGCTGGTAGCCGAAAGTGAACTGACCGGCGGGGCCATGCATTACGCAGAACGTGTGAAAAACGAGTATCCACAGTACGATGTGCGTGTAACTATCCTCGGACACTTGCAGCGCGGCGGCAGCCCTACTGCACATGACCGTATCTTGGCAAGTCGTCTGGGCGCTGCCGCTATCGACGCTATCATGGAAGACCAACGTAACGTAATGATTGGTATCGAACATGACGAAATCGTCTATGTACCGTTCAGCAAGGCTATCAAGAATGACAAGCCAGTAAAAAGAGACCTTGTGAATGTATTGAAAGAACTTTCTATCTAA
- a CDS encoding SDR family oxidoreductase, whose protein sequence is MNEVKWAIITGADGGMGREITRAVAKAGYQIIMACYNPSKAEIVRQRLIGETGNPNLEVMAIDLSSMRSVASFAGQILERNIPVSLLMNNAGTMETGFHVTADGFERTVSVNYVGPYLLTRKLIPAMVRGARIVNMVSCTYTIGHIDLPDFFHRGKMGKFWRIPVYSNTKLALLLFTLELAEQLRDKGITVNAADPGIVSTNIITMHQWFDPLTDLFFRPFIRKPKKGASTAIGLLLGEKEAGVTGQLYASNRRKKLSDKYAHHVQQEQLWESTERTIAQWLE, encoded by the coding sequence ATGAATGAAGTGAAATGGGCAATCATCACCGGTGCCGACGGAGGAATGGGACGGGAAATAACACGTGCCGTAGCCAAGGCCGGTTATCAGATAATAATGGCCTGTTATAATCCGTCAAAAGCAGAAATTGTCCGTCAGCGTTTAATCGGAGAAACCGGAAATCCGAACCTGGAAGTGATGGCTATTGATTTATCTTCTATGCGCTCGGTAGCTTCTTTTGCCGGACAGATTTTGGAACGTAATATTCCGGTTTCCTTGTTGATGAATAATGCAGGAACGATGGAAACAGGGTTTCATGTTACCGCCGACGGATTTGAACGGACGGTGAGTGTGAATTACGTAGGACCTTATCTGCTTACACGGAAATTGATTCCCGCAATGGTGCGGGGGGCGCGTATTGTGAATATGGTTTCTTGTACTTACACAATCGGGCACATCGACCTGCCTGACTTTTTTCACCGGGGAAAGATGGGAAAGTTTTGGAGAATCCCTGTCTACAGTAATACGAAACTGGCCTTATTATTGTTTACCCTCGAATTGGCTGAACAACTCCGTGACAAGGGCATCACTGTCAATGCGGCTGACCCGGGAATTGTTTCTACAAATATTATTACGATGCATCAATGGTTTGACCCATTGACCGATCTTTTTTTCCGTCCTTTTATCCGCAAGCCGAAGAAAGGGGCTTCTACAGCTATTGGCCTGCTGCTGGGTGAAAAAGAGGCAGGAGTGACGGGGCAGCTATATGCAAGCAATCGCCGGAAAAAACTGTCTGACAAGTATGCTCACCATGTGCAACAGGAGCAGCTTTGGGAAAGTACAGAGCGAACGATAGCGCAGTGGCTGGAATAA
- a CDS encoding NADH:flavin oxidoreductase, with translation MKSKLFTPVTFGPLTLRNRTIRSAAFESMCPENTPSQMLLDYHRSVAAGGVGMTTVAYAAVTQSGLSFDRQLWLRPSIIPRLHELTKAVHDEGAAVGIQIGHCGNMSHKNICGVTPVSASSGFNLYSPTIVRGLEKEELPELAQAYGNAVNLAREAGFDAVEVHAGHGYLISQFLSPYTNRRKDEFGGSLENRMRFMELVMEEVMKAAGSDMAVFVKMNMRDGFKGGMEIDESIQVAKRLLELGAHGLVLSGGFVSKAPMYVMRGAMPVRSMSYYMNCWWLKYGVRMFGKWMIPSVPFKEAYFLEDALKFREALPGAPLIYVGGLVARQKIDEVLDAGFDAVQMARALLNEPGFVNRMAQEEQARCNCGHSNYCIGRMYTIEMACHQHLKEPLPSCLQKEIEKLEKR, from the coding sequence ATGAAATCTAAGCTTTTTACTCCGGTCACTTTCGGGCCTCTGACGCTGAGGAATCGGACGATTCGTTCGGCGGCTTTCGAGAGTATGTGTCCGGAGAATACTCCTTCACAAATGCTATTGGATTATCATCGCTCGGTAGCTGCGGGCGGGGTAGGCATGACGACAGTGGCCTACGCTGCCGTGACACAAAGCGGACTTTCTTTCGACCGCCAGTTGTGGCTGCGTCCATCCATCATTCCCCGTTTGCATGAATTGACCAAAGCAGTGCACGACGAAGGTGCTGCCGTAGGTATTCAAATAGGACATTGCGGAAATATGTCCCATAAAAATATTTGTGGTGTCACCCCTGTGTCCGCTTCTTCGGGATTCAATCTCTATTCTCCTACAATCGTCCGTGGACTGGAAAAAGAAGAGCTTCCGGAACTGGCACAAGCCTATGGAAATGCAGTCAACCTGGCAAGAGAAGCCGGATTTGACGCTGTGGAAGTCCATGCCGGACATGGCTATCTGATTAGCCAGTTCCTGTCCCCCTACACAAATCGTCGGAAAGATGAATTTGGTGGTTCACTGGAAAACCGGATGAGATTTATGGAGTTGGTGATGGAAGAAGTCATGAAAGCGGCAGGCAGTGACATGGCTGTTTTTGTGAAAATGAATATGCGTGACGGCTTCAAGGGCGGAATGGAAATAGACGAATCCATACAGGTAGCCAAACGTTTGTTGGAACTTGGCGCTCATGGATTGGTATTGAGCGGCGGTTTCGTAAGCAAAGCGCCGATGTATGTGATGCGGGGCGCGATGCCTGTCCGTTCGATGTCTTACTATATGAATTGCTGGTGGCTGAAGTATGGAGTGAGGATGTTTGGAAAATGGATGATTCCGTCAGTCCCTTTCAAAGAAGCTTATTTTCTCGAAGATGCGTTGAAGTTTCGGGAAGCTCTTCCGGGAGCTCCGTTGATTTATGTCGGTGGTCTTGTCGCCCGTCAGAAGATAGATGAAGTGTTGGATGCAGGTTTTGACGCTGTGCAGATGGCGCGCGCTTTGCTCAACGAACCGGGATTCGTCAACCGGATGGCACAGGAAGAGCAGGCACGTTGTAACTGCGGACACAGTAATTATTGCATCGGACGTATGTACACAATAGAAATGGCTTGTCATCAACATTTGAAAGAACCATTGCCTTCTTGTTTGCAGAAGGAGATTGAAAAACTTGAAAAGCGATGA
- a CDS encoding DUF1295 domain-containing protein — protein MSLAAFNLFLGVMSLIALVVFIALYFVKAGYGIFRTASWGIAISNKIAWVLMEAPVFLVMCGMWMYSERRFEPVILTFFLFFQIHYFQRAFIFPLLLTGKSKMPLAIMSMGILFNLLNGYMQGEWIFYLAPETMYHPDWFTSPWFIVGTLLFFTGMLINWHSDYIIRHLRKPGDTRHYLPQKGMYRYVTSANYFGEIIEWAGWAILTCSLSGFVFLWWTIANLVPRAHALWCRYREEFGDAVGEKKRVFPFLY, from the coding sequence ATGAGTTTAGCAGCTTTTAATCTGTTCCTGGGTGTGATGAGTTTAATTGCCCTGGTGGTTTTTATTGCGCTCTATTTTGTGAAAGCCGGATATGGCATTTTTCGCACGGCGTCGTGGGGAATAGCTATATCCAATAAAATAGCCTGGGTACTGATGGAAGCTCCGGTCTTTTTGGTGATGTGTGGTATGTGGATGTATTCCGAACGTCGTTTTGAGCCGGTAATATTGACTTTCTTTTTGTTTTTTCAAATTCATTATTTTCAGCGTGCCTTCATTTTCCCCCTGTTATTGACTGGGAAAAGTAAAATGCCGCTGGCAATTATGTCAATGGGGATTCTTTTTAATCTACTGAATGGCTATATGCAAGGCGAATGGATATTTTACCTTGCTCCCGAGACGATGTATCATCCCGACTGGTTTACGTCTCCGTGGTTTATAGTGGGCACTCTGTTGTTTTTCACGGGAATGTTGATAAATTGGCATTCGGATTATATCATCCGCCACCTGCGTAAACCGGGAGATACACGCCATTATCTGCCGCAAAAGGGAATGTATCGCTATGTCACGTCAGCCAATTATTTCGGTGAGATAATAGAATGGGCAGGTTGGGCAATACTCACTTGTTCGCTTTCCGGATTTGTCTTTCTTTGGTGGACGATTGCCAATCTTGTTCCGCGTGCCCATGCATTGTGGTGCCGTTATCGCGAAGAATTCGGTGACGCAGTAGGAGAGAAGAAACGGGTATTTCCTTTCCTTTATTAG
- a CDS encoding citrate/2-methylcitrate synthase, translated as MKKEYLIYKLSEDMKEATRIDNELFPKFDVKRGLRNEDGTGVLVGLTKIGNVVGYERIPGGGLKPIPGKLFYRGYDVEDISHAIIKEKRFGFEEVAYLLLSGRLPDKEELISFRDLINDNMPLEQKTKMNIIELEGNNIMNILSRSVLEMYRFDANADDTSRDNLMRQSIELISKFPTIIAYAYNMLRHATFGRSLHIRHPQEKLSIAENFLYMLKRNYTELDARTLDLLLILQAEHGGGNNSTFTVRVTSSTGTDTYSAIAAGIGSLKGPLHGGANIQVADMFQHLKENIKDWTSVDEIDTYFTRMLNKEVYNKTGLIYGIGHAVYTISDPRALLLKELARDLAREKGRESEFAFLELLEERAITTFGRIKNNGKTVSSNIDFYSGFVYEMIGLPQEIFTPLFAMARIVGWCAHRNEELTFEGKRIIRPAYKNVLEDLAYVPIKKR; from the coding sequence CGCGGATTGCGTAATGAAGACGGCACAGGTGTATTGGTCGGTTTGACCAAAATCGGTAATGTAGTTGGTTACGAACGTATTCCGGGCGGCGGACTGAAGCCCATACCGGGCAAATTGTTCTATCGTGGCTATGACGTGGAAGATATTTCGCACGCCATCATCAAGGAGAAGCGTTTCGGCTTCGAAGAAGTGGCTTACTTGCTGCTCTCCGGTCGCCTGCCGGATAAAGAAGAGTTGATTTCTTTCCGTGACCTGATTAACGACAACATGCCGTTGGAGCAGAAGACGAAAATGAATATTATCGAATTGGAAGGAAACAACATTATGAATATTCTTTCGCGCAGCGTACTCGAAATGTATCGTTTTGATGCCAACGCGGATGATACTTCCCGTGATAACCTGATGCGTCAGAGCATCGAACTTATCTCGAAGTTCCCGACCATCATCGCCTATGCTTATAATATGCTTCGTCATGCCACTTTCGGCCGCTCCCTGCATATCCGCCACCCGCAGGAAAAACTGTCTATCGCCGAAAACTTCCTGTATATGCTGAAAAGAAACTACACCGAACTGGATGCGCGTACTCTCGACCTGCTTCTGATTCTTCAGGCAGAACACGGTGGTGGTAACAACTCCACGTTCACCGTCCGCGTTACTTCTTCTACCGGAACGGATACATATTCGGCCATCGCCGCAGGTATCGGTTCGCTGAAAGGCCCGCTTCATGGTGGTGCGAATATCCAGGTTGCCGACATGTTCCAGCACTTGAAAGAAAATATCAAGGACTGGACTAGTGTAGACGAAATAGACACTTACTTCACCCGTATGCTCAACAAGGAAGTGTACAATAAAACAGGATTGATTTATGGTATCGGTCATGCCGTTTACACCATCTCCGACCCTCGTGCGCTCTTGTTGAAAGAACTTGCCCGCGACCTTGCCCGTGAAAAAGGCAGAGAAAGCGAATTTGCCTTCCTCGAACTGTTGGAAGAACGTGCCATCACTACCTTCGGGCGTATTAAGAACAACGGAAAGACCGTTTCCAGCAACATCGACTTCTATTCGGGGTTCGTTTATGAAATGATTGGATTACCGCAGGAAATTTTCACTCCTCTGTTTGCCATGGCACGTATTGTAGGCTGGTGTGCACACCGCAATGAGGAACTGACTTTCGAAGGCAAGCGTATCATCCGTCCCGCTTACAAGAATGTTCTCGAAGATTTGGCTTATGTGCCTATCAAAAAGCGTTGA